ATGGTGGTCAACAGCGGACCAATTTCAGCAAAAATCAGGAATCCAAGACCCGAGGCCAAATAAGAACCGGCACCGATGGTATTGAGCATCACGGAACTCTGCAAGGCCATGGTCAAGCAGACCAGCGCCACCATCAAGAAGCAGATTCCGGTAGCCTCGCTACCCAAGCGGAACATCTGCTTGGCCACGCCGCCAAAACGAAGCTTGCCCTTGTCGAAAGGTCCCAGGAAGGTCCAGTAAATGCACATGTTCAACAAGATGAACACCTGCACCACTTCCTTGATGAAGTCAAAACCCACTCCACCCAAGGCCTCGAAAACATTCGTAGTTTCGCGACGGTCTTTTTCGGGAATGGTAAACTTACGCAGGTCAGACAGATGCTGCTTAATGTCATCGTTAAAATGGAGCAGCTCCAGACGGTTTCCAGTCTTGGCAGAAACCTCGGCCAGCAGGGCAAAAAAGGCATCACCGCTATAGTCCATGAAGGTCATTTCAGAACCATCAAGACGAAGAGCTCCCTGTCGGAGCGCCCTTCTACACGAGCGCAGCAATTCCTTGCTGTTTGCCGCCGTCAAATTTTGCGGTAATTTCATTTCTGTCTGCATCTACGGAGGTCAAATGTAGAAAAAAAATTTTCAACCTCTTGGCATACATTCTATATTTGGGCGCAATGAAATTTGTCACAAAGATTTTCGCCATATTCTGTATGTTCTCCCTGGCCCACGCCCAGGATGTGCAAGACGACTTCCAGCGATTTTCATTGGTACCGGTACTGGGCTACACCGAAGAAACGAAACTACAGTATGGTGCCATGTTCCTTCTGTTTCTAAGACCCAATGAAGGGGGCGACAAGGTTCACGAAATCGGACTTACGATGTTCCGCACCACCCGCGACCAGATCCAGGTCAACATCGAGCCCATCTTCTACCTGTTCCACGACAAAATCAGCGTCTGGACCATCTTACGTTATCAGGACTGGTTCGCCAGCTATTTCGGCGCAGGGAACAACCCCGACATCGACATATTCACCAACTACGACCGAGAACTATTTTATCTAGAATCCACCTGGGAATCTTCCATCGGCATGCCCAGGGGAATCAAGTACGGCGTTGTATTCCATTTTGAAGACTCTCAAATTGACTTCAACGAAAACCAAAGCGGTCTAGAATTACCAGACACCCATTCTGGATGGCGCAACGGCATAGGCTACACCATCAGCTACGACTCCCGATACAACATCAACTGGACAAAGCACGGATTCCTGGCCCAATGGAAGCAGCAATTCTACAGCGACAAGCTGGGAGACTACACCTTTGATGTTGAATCCATTGATTTGCGCGGTTACACCAAGTTACTCTGGGGAGCCACCTTCGCCCAGGGATTACTCTGGCAGCGCACCAACGGAGACGTTCCCTTCGACATGCTGGCCGGCCCCGACGGGGTCAAGCGATTCCGCGGAGTAGAAAGCCGTTACTTCAACGGCAACCAGGCCATTATTTCCCAGTCCGAAATTCGCAAGTACTTCGCCTACCGCGTGGGAGCCCACCTATTTTTTGAAAGCGGTAAGGCAGGCGATTACTTCAGCGACCTTTGGCGGAACAAATGGCACAAGTCCCTGGGCGCAGGCGCACTGCTGGGGCTGAACCTAAGCGAAGGATTATTCGCCCGAGCCGACTTTTCATGGGTAGACTTCGACCACCTGGGAATTTCTTTTAACGTACGCCAGGCCTTTTAAACGCAGGCAATCTGACAGGTAAAAAAGATTATGGAACTTTGCAGTCACAAACACACTAGCCACATAGAAGTCCGCTATTCCGAAACCGATCAGATGGGCATCGTACACCACGCCGTTTACCCAATCTGGTTTGAACAGGCCCGACTGGAATTTTTCAAGTCCCTAGGTTCCAGCTATGTTGAAATTGAAGCACAAGGGTACGCCTGCCCGGTTTTGGAACTGACAGTCAGGTACCGCAACTCCACCCACTTCGGCGAGACCGTGGATATCGACACCACCCTGGAACGCAAGGGCAAATACCACTTCAAGTTCACCTACAAGCTGAGCGTAGAGGGCAAGCTGTGCGCCACAGGAACTTCGGAACATTGCTTCCTGAAAAACGGCAAACCCACCCCCGATTTGCCGGAACAGGTGAAACTTTTATTCCCGAACGGCTAAACGCCCCCATTTTATCTATAAATTTTCAGGAAAACTAAAACTTTTTCCAAGAACTCATACTAATTTTATGAACGGTGTTAGCAAAGGGTTCTTGAATGAAAAAAAATGCTTGTTATATAGCATCGGTTTTTGCCGTATGCCTTTTACTCGCCGCCTGTGACGACGAACTTTCGTATTACAATCCGAATATCGTCTCAGACGATTCCCTCACCGAGGATTCCCTAGAAGTCAACCAGACAGACTCGTCACAAAAGCCTTTTTTCAAAGACTTCCTGCAAAGTTTACCTTCCAGCGCGCAGGTATCCAGTTCTTCCCAATATAGCGAGCCTTATCAGCCCGAACAAGAACCATCCTCTTCCAGCTATTTCCTATTCGACGAACCTGCCCCAGAAAGTTCCTCTAGTTCATACCAGTTTAACGAACCTATCGTGGTAATCCCATCTAGTTCAAGCAAACAGATGAGCACGGAATGCGAAAACATCCGCGCCACAAGGGACCAATTCCACCAGTTGACCGATGTGGTAAACTGCGTCATGGAAAACGAGAAGGTGGCCTACGTCATAAGGCATGCCGAGCGCAATAAGAGCAGCACGGGTACGGAGGGACGTCTAAACGATAACGGCCGTGAACAATCCGTTACACTGGGCGAAAGACTGGCACCCCTTGGCCCCATTTACTTTATGCATACCAAGGTCTACCGGACTATGGAAACCGTGCTGAAAATCGCAGAAGGAAAAGGCCAGGAATTTTCAGAAAGTTCCATCCCCTTTACCGCCACCTCCGCAGACGATCACGAACAGAGAACCGACCTGCTGGACAGCTATTTCATCAAGGATGAATCCCAGGCTAACGCCTGCAAGAATCAGCATAGCTGGAGCTGGTCCGCCTATTCCTACTTCGCTTACGAGGAGGACGTCTCAAGAGAATGTCAGGCCGGATTCTACGACGTAGACGACCGCATCCAGGAATTCATCAAGGACAACTTCACCTACAGCAAGATGCCCGACATCACCATCGCCATTTCCCATGACCAGTTCCTGATTCCGTTCATCATTTCGGTTTGCGAACGAAATACCATCGACCTGCGATTCCACAAACACGAAAATGAAGAAAGCCGTTACGACTACTGGATCAACTACCTTACCGGCGTTGCCATTATCGTAGACGAAAACGACCAGGCAATCACCATCCCGGTTACCGCCATGGAAGATCCCTACCTAAGAGTCTTCCCGGAAAAATAAAAGCGAACACCATATGCAAATGCATAAGCAAAAAGACCCGGGCTAAAACCCAGGTCTTTTTCGCAAAATCAGATGCTGACCTCCGTCAGCATGACCTATTGGGGTCGCTAGACCCGTGCGGTCATTAAAGGAGGTGCCGAGCGTTTTTCGAACTACAGCAAGTGAGCGCGGAGTTCTTCGCCGCTCTGTTCGCTCAAGTATGCAGGAGGAACATCGAGAACAGTGAAGCAACCGGTCTTGCCTTCAGCCTTCATGCGGAGAGCTGCGCGAGCAAATGCGATAACAGCTGCAGTGGTGAATTCCGGATTGGAGTCCAGTTTCAGGCTGTATTCGATCACGTGGGTGTGTTCGTTGTTCATGCCAGTCTTGCCAGTACGGATCACGAAACCACCGTGAGCGAGACCGCTGTGATTCTTGTTGAATTCTTCTTCGCTGATGAAGTTGACGGTGGTGTCGTATTCATCGAAGTAGTTCTTCATGGTCTTGATTTCGTTTTCGACGTAGGCTGCATCAGCACCTTCTTCAAGAACCACGTAGCAAAGGCGGGTATGCTTCTGACGGGTGGTCAGTTCAGGCATAGAACCGCTGCGGACAGCATCCAGAGCTTCGGGAACCGGGCAGGTGTACTGCTTGGCGTTCTTCACGCCCTTGATGCGGCGAACAGCGT
This genomic stretch from Fibrobacter sp. UWH6 harbors:
- a CDS encoding ABC transporter permease; this translates as MKLPQNLTAANSKELLRSCRRALRQGALRLDGSEMTFMDYSGDAFFALLAEVSAKTGNRLELLHFNDDIKQHLSDLRKFTIPEKDRRETTNVFEALGGVGFDFIKEVVQVFILLNMCIYWTFLGPFDKGKLRFGGVAKQMFRLGSEATGICFLMVALVCLTMALQSSVMLNTIGAGSYLASGLGFLIFAEIGPLLTTIILAGRSGSSIAAEIANMSVCEEVKAIKTMAISPVQYLVVPRFLAMSVCTPILNFCASIFGCFAGFLIGYFCCDITFTNYLQGIREGIDPMVFAKSSIKALAFGWLVTLISCNKGLNAKGGAEAVGLATTSSVVTSIASIVIADTLFAFIFY
- a CDS encoding thioesterase family protein, which codes for MELCSHKHTSHIEVRYSETDQMGIVHHAVYPIWFEQARLEFFKSLGSSYVEIEAQGYACPVLELTVRYRNSTHFGETVDIDTTLERKGKYHFKFTYKLSVEGKLCATGTSEHCFLKNGKPTPDLPEQVKLLFPNG
- a CDS encoding histidine phosphatase family protein, with amino-acid sequence MKKNACYIASVFAVCLLLAACDDELSYYNPNIVSDDSLTEDSLEVNQTDSSQKPFFKDFLQSLPSSAQVSSSSQYSEPYQPEQEPSSSSYFLFDEPAPESSSSSYQFNEPIVVIPSSSSKQMSTECENIRATRDQFHQLTDVVNCVMENEKVAYVIRHAERNKSSTGTEGRLNDNGREQSVTLGERLAPLGPIYFMHTKVYRTMETVLKIAEGKGQEFSESSIPFTATSADDHEQRTDLLDSYFIKDESQANACKNQHSWSWSAYSYFAYEEDVSRECQAGFYDVDDRIQEFIKDNFTYSKMPDITIAISHDQFLIPFIISVCERNTIDLRFHKHENEESRYDYWINYLTGVAIIVDENDQAITIPVTAMEDPYLRVFPEK
- a CDS encoding diaminopimelate dehydrogenase, yielding MAKIAILGYGNLGRGIECAVKKTKDMELVAVFTRRDPATVKIQTPNIPVLNVSEIEKWADKIDMLVICGGSATDLPKMTPEMAAKFNVIDTFDTHANIPTHFANVDAAAKAAGKIAMISVGWDPGMFSLNRVYANAILPDGKDYTFWGKGVSQGHSDAVRRIKGVKNAKQYTCPVPEALDAVRSGSMPELTTRQKHTRLCYVVLEEGADAAYVENEIKTMKNYFDEYDTTVNFISEEEFNKNHSGLAHGGFVIRTGKTGMNNEHTHVIEYSLKLDSNPEFTTAAVIAFARAALRMKAEGKTGCFTVLDVPPAYLSEQSGEELRAHLL